In Gossypium hirsutum isolate 1008001.06 chromosome D06, Gossypium_hirsutum_v2.1, whole genome shotgun sequence, one genomic interval encodes:
- the LOC107901276 gene encoding cytochrome P450 734A1, producing MEEVWQWLKLVGICLMLLMMVLKMVVLLWWRPRKIEEHFSRQGIRGPPYHFFIGNVKELVGMMLKASSQPMPFSHNILPRVLSFYHHWKKIYGATFIVWFGPTVRLTVSDPDIIREIFTSKSELYEKNEAHPLIKQLEGDGLLSLKGEKWAHHRKIISPTFHMENLKLLVPVVAQSVIEMVEKWSALIKRSKSGEIEIEVCEWFQSLTEDVITRTAFGSSYEDGKAIFGLQAQQMVLVAEAFQKVFIPGYRFLPTKRNISCWKLDRGIKKSLKKLIERRRSNCGNKMQGNGAKDLLGLLMEASNDISVNDIIEECKSFFFAGKQTTSNLLTWTAVLLAMHPQWQVQAREEVLRVCGLRDIPNKDDFVKLKTLSMILNESLRLYPPTVATIRRTKVDAELGGYMIPHGTELLIPILAVHHDKAIWGNDANEFNPARFSGGVARAAKHPIGFIPFGLGVRTCIGQNLAILQAKLALSIILQRFSFKLAPTYQHAPTVLMLLYPQYGAPIIFQPLSQI from the exons atgGAGGAGGTTTGGCAGTGGTTGAAGCTGGTTGGCATATGTCTGATGTTGTTAATGATGGTGTTAAAAATGGTAGTGTTGCTTTGGTGGAGGCCTAGGAAGATTGAAGAGCATTTCTCAAGGCAAGGGATCAGAGGACCCCCTTACCATTTCTTCATTGGAAATGTGAAGGAGCTTGTGGGCATGATGTTAAAGGCTTCTTCTCAACCCATGCCTTTCTCTCACAATATTCTCCCCAGAGTTCTCTCTTTCTACCATCATTGGAAGAAAATCTATG GTGCAACATTTATAGTTTGGTTTGGTCCAACGGTTCGGCTGACGGTGTCGGACCCAGATATCATACGGGAAATCTTCACATCCAAGTCAGAACTGTACGAAAAAAATGAAGCCCACCCTCTGATTAAACAGCTTGAAGGTGATGGACTCCTTAGTCTCAAAGGTGAAAAATGGGCTCATCATAGAAAAATCATTTCTCCCACTTTCCATATGGAGAATCTCAAA ctGCTGGTGCCGGTGGTGGCACAAAGTGTGATTGAAATGGTGGAGAAATGGTCAGCATTAATAAAGAGAAGCAAGTCCGGCGAGATTGAAATCGAAGTATGCGAGTGGTTTCAGAGCCTAACCGAAGATGTCATCACGCGTACGGCATTTGGGAGCAGCTATGAAGATGGAAAGGCCATTTTCGGTCTTCAAGCCCAACAAATGGTGCTTGTTGCCGAGGCTTTTCAAAAAGTTTTCATCCCTGGCTATag atttttaCCGACGAAGAGGAACATAAGTTGTTGGAAATTGGACAGAGGGATCAAGAAGTCGTTGAAGAAGCTAATCGAACGGCGGAGAAGCAATTGTGGGAACAAAATGCAAGGAAACGGAGCCAAAGACTTGCTGGGATTATTGATGGAAGCCTCCAATGACATAAGTGTGAATGACATAATCGAAGAGTGCAAGAGCTTCTTCTTTGCCGGCAAACAGACCACTTCCAATTTGCTCACTTGGACCGCCGTTCTTCTTGCAATGCACCCACAGTGGCAGGTGCAAGCACGTGAGGAGGTTCTTAGGGTGTGTGGATTACGTGACATACCCAACAAAGATGATTTCGTAAAGCTTAAGACG CTGAGTATGATATTGAATGAATCGCTGCGATTGTATCCACCAACCGTAGCTACAATAAGACGCACCAAAGTTGATGCAGAGTTAGGAGGTTACATGATCCCACATGGGACCGAGCTTTTGATACCAATCTTAGCCGTTCATCATGATAAAGCCATATGGGGCAACGATGCAAATGAGTTCAACCCTGCGCGGTTTTCCGGGGGCGTGGCACGTGCGGCCAAACATCCTATTGGGTTCATCCCATTCGGCCTTGGGGTCCGTACCTGCATTGGCCAAAACCTAGCCATTTTGCAAGCAAAATTAGCTCTTTCTATCATACTCCAACGCTTCTCTTTTAAGTTGGCCCCAACTTATCAACATGCACCGACGGTTCTGATGTTACTTTACCCACAATATGGAGCCCCAATCATCTTCCAACCTTTGTCTCAGATATGA